DNA from Agarilytica rhodophyticola:
AGTGGTACAAATGCTGTTTACGCTTCGATTTGTGGTGAAGAATTATGCGCTTGACATTAAGTGACGAGTGGGGCTATTCTGAAAGGGCCTTAGCAAAATCTAAGGCCGGAACTTATCACCTCCGTATAATCACAGGGCGCATAGGCGCTCACACGAAGCGCTTTTTTTGTGCCTGCACTTCTATGGCAGGCAGTTATGGAGCCGCTTCGGCGGGCCGTATCTCTGTGAACGGTGGTGATAACTCTGTAACTGCTCTGCCTCCCAAGATTATCACCCTTGTTGGTAGAGCCTCATATCTCACAGAGGATTTCACCATGTCAAAAGACACTCAAGTTACGCCTGCGTCAAACGTCACCTATTTGCCTGCTGCTAAATCAGCTCGCAAGAGATCACTTCTAGATAAATTTGCCGACAACTTCAATAGCCTGAATCTACAAGATCAAGCCGATGTCGCTTATCAGATCTACCTCTACTACCAAGAAAATGCTAACCGAATAAACAAGACGAACATCAAATATTTGCCACTACATGGAGGCGTTAACTATGAGTAAATTTGTATCAATTTTAAACGGAGAACCAGTAACCACCTCCTTGGCAATAGCTGAGGGTGTAGAGCTTTCTCACAAGTCTGTTATCCAACTAATCCGCCAGAACATCAGTGATCTAGAGGATTTTGGAATGGTCGCATTTGAAATGCGGCCAAAACCAAAAGGCCAAAGGGGTGGAAGTGACACAGAATACGCTGTTTTAAACGAGCAGCATTCAACACTACTTATCACATATATGCGCAATAACGATATTGTAAAAGCATTTAAGAAGAGGTTAGTTAAGGAGTTTTTTGAGGCTAAGAAACAATCCAAGGAGCTAAGCCGAAAAGAGCTTGCCTTAATGGTAATTAAGCAGGAAGAAGAAAAAGAGAATCTGGAGCAACAAAAACAGTTACTTGAATATCGGATTATAGAAGACGCGCCAAAGGTCGAAGCCTTCGATAGAATATGCGCAAGCGAGGGCAGTATGTGCATAACTGATACAGCCAAGGAGCTACAAATGCAGCCGAAGAAGCTTTTCATGTGGCTGGATGAAAATGGATGGATTTATAAAAGAACGGGTACTAAGCATTGGGTCGCGTATCAAGATAAGATCCACTCCGGCTATCTTTGGCATAAAACAACGACGGTAAAAGGCAGGGATGGCGAAGACAAGTTTGTTGATCAGGTTCGAGTTAGACCAAAAGGACTAACTGCCTTAGCTAATAAACTTAACCAAGACTCAATCTAGAGGGCTACTGAATCATGACAGAGGAAGAAAGGAAAAAAGTAAACGAGCTTATGATGTCTCCTACTTTCGGAACCGTTCTAGGTTTTGCAAGCAAGCTCGAAATTGATCCAAAGAACGCCGAGACTGTAAAAAGCCTATTATCTGCATCGACTCTCATGTTAGTTAAGGCAATGGACAAAAATAAAATTCATTTTGATGACGAGAAAGACGAAGCTATGTTTTATGGACAGTTAAGCGTTTGCATGGCGTTTGTTATGGGAACAACTGAGTTTGAGTTTTCAAGTATTCAATAAAATAAAGACTTATAACTAATATGTATAAAAACACATACTGTATTTAAAAACATATTCTTGAAGTTGGTTACAAGTTTTAGTACATTATATGCATAAGTTACCGATTCGTGTCGATAGCTTAGAGTAATTGGAAATTTTAGTTTAATAGATGCTTAACCCGCCTTTGTGCGGGTTTTTTTATGCCTGAATTTAAGGTTTGTATGTATCCCTTCGGCCCTCTAGTAGGGCCTTTTTTATTTCTGGAGTTAGAAAATATGCCTCATAACATGAATTTTGGTGATGCACTTCAAGCAATAAAGGATGGTCGTGAGGTGGCTCGTGCTGGGTGGAACGGGAAAAACCAGTTTGTGTTCATGATCAAGGCATCCGATTATCAAAAGACGCTAGGGTTTGATCTTAAAGTGTGCGACGGTCTCGCGATTAAAACATCTAAAAACGAAATTCAAGTTGGCTGGCTTGCATCACAACAAGACATGCTAGCTGATGATTGGAAGATAATCGAGTAAATAATTATGTTTAAACACTTTGTCGAGAGGTCAGTAGATACACCTCTTGGCGCTATTGTTGTGCCTCTTGGAACAATAACAATGTCGATTGCTCAGATATTTGCGTTACTGAATGAAGTTATTGGCTTTATTGGCGTGGTCGGTGGCTTGATCATTTGTTACTACACAATTAAGCATAAGAGGGAGCAATGGTTAACTGCTCGTGAAGAGAGATTAAAGTCAAAAAGGATAGAAAATGAGTCGTAAAATTAAGTTAACTACAACTGCATGTTTAGTAATTGCATTTTTACTTTACTTCCTGTCATCGCTTAATGCAGAAGCGCAGGAAAAGCCATTTGCTCAGCCATACATTGAGCTGGGCACAACTGTAATTCACTCAGAGAATAGCGTAGGCGGCGCAGGATTAAAGTTTAATGACCGCTGGGATGTACATATAGGTTTAATGGGAGAGGGAGAGACAAGGCAGCACGGTTATCAAGAGCAGAAGTTCTTTTATTCTTTCTCTCGCGTTGTGAATCCGGGTTGGCGGTTTTTAGGCGGGGAGATTAAAACAAGGATTGGCGTTGCATATACTCCAGACTTTCAATTGGTTGGCGAAAGAAATTACAGGTTAGGCTTAATTTTTCACTATGAAATATTTGACATAGAATACTTTCACTATTCAAGCGCTGGGATTAATGATGTTAATCGTGGCGTTGATGGTTTTCTAGTAAGGGCGTGGCTCCACTAATGGCTTGTGTAAACGGTATTGTTTCTCTCGTAAATAACAGGGGGATAATGAGTGGTTATGATCCGCTTGGTGTATCGAATGTTATTCGTTTTCCTGGCGCTGATGGCGACCCTATACCAGCCCCTCTGACTGTATTAGCAGGCGGGGCAGAGCAAAGAAATAATTTAATTTATGCTGTTGGTGCTGCTCCGAGCGATACCAATGGTCATATCATTGCAGCAGAGACAAATAACACTGATGGTATTGTATCAGCAACTTACAATGCTCGTGGTGGCTCCGGTGATGAGTCGGGTGTAGCATTTAGAATTGTAGATCATAGAAATTTTTATGATTTAGTTATTCTAAGCGGCGGCTCTTTGCAAATGATCGCTGTTATTGATGGAGGGTTTGATCATGGCGGAACATTTCAAATCCTCGCTACTCACACAATCCCTAGTTACAGCAATACGCAAGATTATGAGATTGGTGTGCGAATGGAAGGTGACAATCTAACAATAATTTTAGATGGCGCTGACATCACTACAGTAACAAACGACACATTCAATACAGCAACAATGCACGGCCTTAAATTCGGTGGGACAAATACCGGATTTGATAATTTGTTTTTACCCTTCGCAGCTTAACAGAGATTTAATTTAATGCCAGATATTCCAATAGCAGGCCCTAGCTCGGATGCTGATTACAGCACTAATACGGCTACTATAGGTTTTGGTGGGCGTGTAAATGAAAATGGTGCTGTTGCGACCGTAACGGCAAGAGCGGATGCTGTACAGACTAGAATCGCCAATTTTGAGGGCGCATCTAATATACTGGTAGTCGTCGTTGATCAAAACGGTAATGCTGTTGCTTCAGCTGCAGGCACATCATCGCAGGCAACTGGAGAAGTAATTGATTTACCCTTATCGACTCCTTTAGATGTTACAGTTGGTGAGCAATACTTTTTTGTATTTTATAATGATGCACCGGGCGAACAAGTTAGATATTTTGTTTCGCGTGAGACCGGGTATTCAAATACTCGCAGTGCAAGCGGTACAATATCAGCGCCACTAACAAATGTTTCACTTCGCGGCACACCACCTAACGCGCTTTGGCCGGAGACAGAATTAACCACAGGCGGTGAAATATTTGTCAGGCTGGCGAATGTAGGCCTGCTTAATAGAGTTAATGGTGACTTTGCAGCGGGGACGCAAGTAGACATACAGACTGACGGTATTGGGCCTGCGACATCGATTACAGTTACTCACCCAACAATTGCAGGATCATTTAATTTAACAATTGATGATGTATCAACGCCAGATCATGCATTAGCCACTCTGCCAGATCTAATTGACCCGTTTGAGTGGGGCCAGGATGGGCTAATTGTTACTGTTAGTGATGGGATAAATTCAGTACAGATAGAAGATCAAACATTGGTCGCTCCTGCAGGTTGGGCCTTTATTAATCTAGCAAGTGTTCCTGATTTTAACAATACAGACTCCTTTGCAGAGTTAGCGGCGAATACAAATATACCTGGAACGGATACTCCATTGTTTCCAGGTTATGTTGCTCAGGTAGGCCAGCAGATACAGTACACAACTAATTCAGCATTAACAGCTGATGATAGTTCTGTGATGGAGGTTATACCGGGGCAAGAAGTTACCGGGACTTTCAGGGTTAGATATCTGGATGGCGCTACACCTCGTTACATTGAATCACCATTTACCATCGCTGAACCTGATGTACTTCCTGACGCTTTTAATTTTACGAATGTTATTGAAGCTGGATTTAATGAGGTAACAGTATCTGAGTCAATTACACCTGCTGGATTCAATCAAGAAATTCCTATAACCGTAGCGAATGGCGAATACTCAATAAACAATAGGCCATTCACCTCAGCCCCAGAAACCATGGCGCCAGGGGATGGCGTTCGAGTGCGTGTAACTTCGTCGGGATTAATTAACACGACGGTTACAGCAACTCTAGACATCGGTGGGATCGTTGGTAGCTTCTCAGTTTCAACACCGGTTAAGCTTGGCCCAAGGGTGGTTTTAATTGATGGGGAGTTTAGGGCAGGGGAAGAGGTAAGTGTAAGGACTGCTGAGATAGGAACTATCACAAGTATTACACTCTCTTCCGTCGATGGAGCTAATGAACCCGTATCTATCACATCAACGGATACGGACAGAGTTGTTTTTACAATTCCTGAAGATAATTTTTGGCCATGGAATCGAAACACTATAACGCTGACATTAAATTCAGGCAGTGTATTAGCAGATCAAGATCAATTAACTATTCTGCCAGCTGTAGGCTTTGGTGTTAGAGAATATTTAGGGCCTGAACCTAATATCGAGACCCAGGACTCTTTTTATCGTTTGCTTGATGAAACAGCTCAAATAGGCGATCAAGTAAAATACGAGTTATCGGGTGACTTAGCAGTAGATGAAAGCTGGGTAGTAAGTTTTACAGGAAATCCAGCGGGCCGCTATCTTAGGTACGGGCCAAGCGGTAATGATTCAGCTTTTAGAAATTATGTATTCCCGTGGCCAAGAATTCTTGGTGTTAATGGCGAGATACGTCCAGGTAATCAGATAACGATTGATACGCAGGACTATAGCAGTCATTTCTCATTTGTTTTTACCAGTGATAACAGCAACGCACTGTTTACAACAATTACTATTGATTCACAAACAGCTAATTCAGTTACGCTAACAGTTCCAGAAAACACAGGCGCAGTGCCGTGGGATAGTGATATCACATTGCGTGTAGTTGATATTACTGCGAGGAATGCAACATTTGGTGGCTTGAGACTTTTACCGCGTCCGGGCTGGAATTATATAAACTGGAATGGTGTTATTCCTGATCCAGAAAGCACGATATCTTTATATGAGGATGCATTAAACAATCAATCGATAACTCCTGAAGCTGGAGACCAGTTTCAATATGAAGAGATTCCCGGCATTGTTTTCTCTAGTGATACGACAATGGATTTTACTGGGACTGCATCAGGTAGTTATTCAATAGTTGATGTATCGGCAAATACGCTTTATTCGAATTTAGATTATGTTCTTTCTGAAGCGGCTACACAATTTACATTTGTTGATTCGCCTAACGTCCCAGCTGGAACGACTCAAGTATCCAATGCTATTGCAGTAAGCGGTATTGTTGGGCTGGTACCTATAAGTGTTGTCGGTGGTGAATATTCAGTTAATGGCGGATCGTTTACTGCTTCACCGGGGCAAGTTGGCAATAACGACACTGTAAGAGTAAGGGGAATATCTCCGCTCACTCTCGGAGCTGTACAGGATGTAGTTTTAACTATTGGCGGGGTTACTGATACGTTCAGCATTCCGACAATAGATACTGTGCCGGCTGCCTTTGTGTTCACAAGTCAAACGAATGTGGCAGTAAATTATCATGCTATTTCAAATACAATTGTTGTAAGCGATATAAACGAGTCATCAGTAGTAAGCATTAATGGCGGTACATATTCGGTTAATGGTGGAGTATTTAGAAGCACACCTTCAACAGTAGTCAGTGGCGACACTATTCGAGTGAGAATAGAAACTCCTGGAACATTTTCCACTACAACAACAGCAACAGTAGTAATCGGTGGCGTATCTGGGCAATTCTCTGTAGAGACCGAGGCATCAGCAATGGGGCCTGTGTTTTCTGGGCCTGTACCATTTCAAAGTCCTGTAGCTGGTGAATTATTTATTCTGGATTTAAATACATTTTTTAATGATCCAAATAATACAGAGGTGTTCTCAATAGAATCAGGCAACTTGCCTGCTGGCGTGACAATGGTTGCGGGCCTTATATCAGGAACACCAACAACGCCGGGTGACTATTCGGCTGTTGTAAGAGTAGAGGGTAATGAGGGAGATGCACCAGCATTTACTAATGCAATTTCATTTCAAGTGGCACCAGGGGATGTAATTATGCCAACGTTAAGAATCACAAATAATCAGGCATTAAATACGATTGAGGATAGCGACAGTAGAGCAGTTACCCTGAGCTTTTCTAATGCCAGTTTTATTTACACCAATAACGGATTAGAGAAGGTAAAGAAATTCGAGGGTGTTGAGGTAGTAAACGGAGTGTTTGATATTGAATTAGACGGGGATGCTAACATTCTTTCGGGTGACGCAGGTTACTTAGTGCTCTACGATACAAATGCTAATAGTGGCTATGGCTATATAACAATGGTCACAGGACTAACGGTAGAGGCTGCATAATGTTTTTATCGTCTCCAATACTTAATGATGATAGACACCCGGTTTTGTCATCGTTTAACCCAAGACAAATAGTATCACCATCAATATTTACTGGAGGGATCTTAAGCCAGTCTATTGATGAAGGGCAAAGCATTAATTTAGATGTGAGTTCTTATTTCAGTGGCTCGCCCTCATATTCAATTGCAGTTAGTCCAAGTAATCCAGGATTATCAATATCAAGCACTGGGGTTATTACAGGAACTATCAATAAAAAGGGAAGCTATTCTATTTCGGTAGTAGCAGTGTTAAATGGATTGGCGACTCGATCTAATATTTTTGGTGTAACAGTCAACGAGGTTGCACAGGGATTGATAGCAAACGAACCCATTGAATTTGATGTGAGAATCGTCCCAGGTTATGACGATGGAAGGGATAGGGTAATTTATCGCAACAATGAAAATGGAATCGTTATTCCTGGTGTTACGGGAATATTTAGCGGTGTACAAGTCGCATCACCGTCACTAAACGCTCGGCTCGAAACAATGAGCGGAACATTAATAGAAAACATCACAGTATTTAGCAAGAGCTTCCAAGGCTACCATGTTGCCACTATCAACGAGTCAAATTTAATAGATAGCGCTGATCAGGTCAGGTTAATTGTAGAAGTAGGCGGGGCTGTAGTAGGCGATGGTAGCGTTAATTTAATTTTAGATGTAGTGGATAGGGTAGAGTGACTATGGGTTTTCCTTCATATGCCGATATAGGACTTGCTGGGTTTGAGTATAGAGATAAATTGAGAGAGGCAATTATTCAGTGCTCTCCTGTTGAGCCGACGGGAATAGAGTATCAATACGACATGGATAGGATGGGTGCTCGCTTCCAGGTGGTACTTACTATCAGTGGCGATGAAAAGCTCTATACACTGCATTTCCCTATGTCTGCTGGCAATACGGGAGTTATTATCCCAGACAAACACATGTCAATTTTAGAAGACTACAGGGTTAGAGCTAACAATGATTATCATGGTGAAAGCAAGGAAGAAGCCAAACCAAACATTGATGAAGTCATGGCTGTATTGGGGGACTCTATTAGGGCTGCCATTGATGAAGAGTTCTTAGCTAAGATAGCAAATCACGTTTATTCCAAGTATCAAAGCAAGGAAGAGAAATGATTGATTACAAGAAAATAGAAGAACATGGACGGAACAAGAAATATGAGATGTTCTTACATGAGTTATTTGATACAGCTTTAAAGTGTTGTCCTTCTAAAAACTGCGAAGTAAATATAAGACGCAGCTCAATTGGTAGAGGTATTGAGATTTCATGGCGATATAAGGACTTTGGGCAAAGCTGGGCGCAAGGCTGCATTATAGACCAAGGAAAGATGTTTGGCTTGGAGGGCTATTCAATAGAGCGTGCCTTTGAACAATGCTCGCATGATATGCATAAGCGTCACAAGCTATTTCCAGCAAAAGATATTATTAATAACCATCGGGGTTCTCGTAAAGTCGAAATTGGGGAAATGGTTGTCGATGCTTTAGATGACGGCATTAGAGATCTAGAGCAAGATAGCGTTATAGCAAAAAGCATATCTATCCACAGGAGCCTATTAAGTAGGTTAGAGCTTGAGCTAAGCAGATCATTAATAGGCAGCATTCACGATCCGAAAGATAGCGGCATAGCAATGTATAAGTTCGCAAAGTTTTATCCCCACACAAATGACGATCACATAAACACAATCTATTTTAGTGACAAAGAGTACTTATGAGTGATTCAAAAGAATCTAATCCAGGCGGCCGCCCAAGTGATTACCCGGAAAAGATTGAATTAGCTAAAGGTTACTTGGACTCATATAAAACAGAGGTGCCATCGGTTGCAGG
Protein-coding regions in this window:
- a CDS encoding phage antirepressor KilAC domain-containing protein; the protein is MSKFVSILNGEPVTTSLAIAEGVELSHKSVIQLIRQNISDLEDFGMVAFEMRPKPKGQRGGSDTEYAVLNEQHSTLLITYMRNNDIVKAFKKRLVKEFFEAKKQSKELSRKELALMVIKQEEEKENLEQQKQLLEYRIIEDAPKVEAFDRICASEGSMCITDTAKELQMQPKKLFMWLDENGWIYKRTGTKHWVAYQDKIHSGYLWHKTTTVKGRDGEDKFVDQVRVRPKGLTALANKLNQDSI
- a CDS encoding DUF2829 domain-containing protein, which encodes MPEFKVCMYPFGPLVGPFLFLELENMPHNMNFGDALQAIKDGREVARAGWNGKNQFVFMIKASDYQKTLGFDLKVCDGLAIKTSKNEIQVGWLASQQDMLADDWKIIE
- a CDS encoding Ig domain-containing protein, translating into MFLSSPILNDDRHPVLSSFNPRQIVSPSIFTGGILSQSIDEGQSINLDVSSYFSGSPSYSIAVSPSNPGLSISSTGVITGTINKKGSYSISVVAVLNGLATRSNIFGVTVNEVAQGLIANEPIEFDVRIVPGYDDGRDRVIYRNNENGIVIPGVTGIFSGVQVASPSLNARLETMSGTLIENITVFSKSFQGYHVATINESNLIDSADQVRLIVEVGGAVVGDGSVNLILDVVDRVE